AGACGCCTTATATAGGCTGAAAACTAAAGGCTAAACAAACTAATTAATCCTAAACAATACATTTTGATTTTCCAATTTTCACAGCCTCCCTCAAGATGGAAGCATATCAAATGCAACCATCTTGACCAAAAAATCAAACCATCTTGACCAAAAAATCAATACAAAAGGAAAAGAGCTAACTAAAGCAAGCAGAAGATTCCAGAGACTGCTCATCAGTTTCTTCAACGCAAGATCAGTCTCAAAGccaaaaacatatttcatatttCAGCTGAGAGAGCTCAACCTCCTTCATCCGAAAGCCAGAGAGAGGACCAAGGCAGATGGCCAGGCTTCAACAATCAAGGCTCAACAACAAATTTGATTAGGCAACTCCAATGTTGCAACCAAAATTCACCAATTGTTGCAATCACCAACATCAACTTCCAATCCCCCACCCAACGCAAGACCATGCAGTTGCAACCATGTTTGTGAACAAAGCATCCATCCACCAAATCCACTCCACAAGGATCTCCAATTCAACAACACACACACCAACACCAAATAGCCTTTCCTCCTCACCCAAACAttcacaaaccgaaccgaacaACCCAACATACCAATCCAACCGAACAATCGGTGAACAACAAATCAAACATCCGACATACAATCGGAAATACCGAACAATCGgtcaacaacaaaacaaacatccGACATACAATCGGAAAATTAGAGACAAATCTAAAAACATATTCAGATTCAACAACAAATTTGAGAAAACATATTCTCAAAACGAAAAACAATCAACCGAATACAATCGGAGAGAGATACAAACTTGGATCATACAAATCCAATGAACAAAATATAGAGAAAATCGGAGCATACAACTCCATACTTCAACATACTACACCAAACATGAACAATcggaattgaaaaaaataaaaaaaatcaattgagATCAGAGGATATAGAAATCACCGATCTAGAGTACATCGGCGGTGCGAAATCTCCATAGACTTGCGGATTGTGTAATTCTCAAGCAACGAGGAGTAAATGGAGGCGTCGGAGTTGAGATAATCATCCGGCGAATATGAGAGGAACAGATTGCTCCGAGAGAAACACACCGGCGAAGCATCGGTGGTGGCGATGGCGGAAAAATGAGCTCTGGAGTACATCAGCGGTGATGAGAACATCACTCTACACCACCAGCGCTTCTCCAATTCATTGGCGACGAGATCCGCCATTGACGACTAATTCCCGACGATCTCAAGCTCTCAATCGAGCAACCGccattaattgaaaaaaaaagaaagagatagAGGTAATCAGAGGCGATAGATGCGCAACGGAttgcgctctgataccatgtgaaATTTGGAGAATCGAATTGATGAACAAACATTGGAGAATCGAATTGACGGAGAAGATGAATTGAAAAGAGAAAAGGGGGGAGAAACTGCCGATAGTAAAGAGGAGAGAAATCTCTGATAactacatttttattaattggtgACTACAAAAATACAATGAGACGCCTTATATAGGCTGAAAACTAAAGGCTAAACAAACTAATTAATCCTAAACAATACATTTTGATTTTCCAATTTTCACATCTTTTAGTGAAACATTGAGTACTTTAAAATTTGCTGAAAGGGTGTCGGGAGTCGAGTTGGGTGCAGCGAAGAGCAACAAAGACAATAAGGATTCTCACGAATTGATGGACCAGGTACTCTATTTACATACAAATAATACAAACACTGCTATTTTATGTTTTAGACTGTAAATTAGTAAACAAAATGTGATGGTGATAGGTAACAACTCTGACACAGAGTTTAGCCAAGAAGGAGGAGGAGATAGAGGCGCTGCAGAAGCAAGTAAGTGGAGAGACAAAAGGTCCCACATCATTGAAGTAATTGAGGGAGGACCTTTTTTAATCCCATTTATTGTATAGCTATCAAAACGAATCTTCAAATTACTCTGGAGAGATTCGATCCTTAACAAATAATCTCTTTCCGAGGTGCAAAAATCTTAGGATTTGTTTGTGCAGTTAACGATGACTCCAATCACTTGCTCATGTTCCACGTACGAGTCTTTCTTTTACATTGTATACTAATCGATAAAGTAATGGTTACAAAAGATATTTCAGTCGGTACCTTATAGAAGTAATTTACCAATATTATCAACGTGGACAATCTAATGTGAATATTTGCTATTGTCAATCTAAAGTCATTTCTATTATGGATGAATGATGATATTAGAGTGAGTGTTGCATGAGAAATAGGATCACAAAGATAAAGATACTTCATACTGGTTAATTTGAATCTAAGACCttggtaattatttatttctaaatctATAGAAGTGACATCGTGCATATGGTGTTAGTTAAACTATATTGTTTTGACTTGTCAACATGTGTGTGTTTTTTGCAATCCAATAATCATGACATAATGGGTAGTGGCGACTAACATTTGAGAATGAAGTAATTTTATAGAACTGTCTTGTCTTGGTGCACTGGAGATGTGAACAATGTTTGATTGTACCACGGATACCTAACTTGTTTTAATTTGTTATAGTACAATAAGTAATTATTTAAGTCGATCTAGTAGCAAGTTGATTAAGTAATGCACATAAAttatcttaaaaataaaaaaaagaattaaattaaaaaagagcTAGGATATTGTAAGTAACACTGACGAGATGAGGTGCACAAAGACAAAGAAGTGGGGCCAGTCGAATCGCCGGTGGCCTAGGGAAGGCACGATAGTGCAAACCATCTCACTTTGCCAGGACGACTGGAGCATTGGGAGGTGGCGCGAGTCGGTGGTGGAAGGCGACACACAATAGTGACACTTAATAATATTCCTTATGTAATATGGATTTACATGGTAAATCAATATTAATCACAATAGTGACATAAATTAATATTCTTTAAAGACTTAAACTAAATTGGCTCAATTTAATCAAAGAAAAGTCTATTAGGATAAGACATATTCAAATTGGAGTACCATTTTGGATCTCTAGTAAAGCCCAACAAATACTTTATAAATATGACGAAATAATCAGATCACAAAAGCACTTGTCCCATAACttaagaatttcaaaaatttcaaaatttctataGAGCCAGTTTGGAACACGAAATTAGAATTGAATTGAACCAGAGTtctatgaaattaaatttgaaggaattgaattgtaaGTCAATTCTAAATCCTTTGTTCactaaaatgatatataaaacTGAATTTGGAGGAATTAATATGAAGTGTGTGTACGTCGAGTGTGTAGTATATGTGTGTGCACTTTGTGTAGAGAAGATAcccaattttataattttataattatttgaaatttcaattatctACTTCtgatatgaaattcaaattgtTAAATTGAAAGACTTCAATTCCACAATACCGAACGGAACAAGGAATTATTGAAATTCCTATCCAATATCTTTTCTTATATGCAAAAACTCATCCATCGTGTGTAAGGTAATTAAAAGACAACAATGCACGAAATTTGCTTATACTTCATTAAATTCTAGTGTAATTTATATGTATTCCTTAGATACTAACATGGCATTCTTAGATAGAATAGATTACAATAGACGAAACTCAGCACAAAAACGAAAACAATTATGGACCATATACCCTTAAATAAATAATGGGATATATTACCAAAGTAGCTCGCTCATCTACCCTCATCTATCGACGAATAGGAAATTGAATTTCTGGAGAATTCATCAACGTAAACACTTGTTGTATCAGCCTTGGTAGTAGCAGCAGTTTGGGTGGTGCTACCGTTTGTATTGTTAGTAAATCCAGTAGAAGTGGCCGTTGTCCACCGGCCTACACGGCCGTGAACTCCGGGTTTCCCGGGCTTGGGTAAAGTGAAAGAATCGCTTGATAGCATGAGATGGACTGCATTCATATCCGGTCTTTCTGCAACGCTAGCTTGGCAGCATAACAGCCCCAGTTGAATGCATATCGCAGCTTCTTCACGGGAATGTTTATCGAGGCTTTCATCGACTAGATGCAATGACTTCTCAGCTTCATATAATCTCCATGCCTACAAAGGTACGCAGCATCAGAATCCATTCGCTCTAAAGCAAAATCTCATTCAATTTAGTTTTCCACAAACAAAAAATTATGCCTCCAAATATATGAACTTGGAATTGGTATCTTATACGGATGTCAATTTCTGGCTACCGTGCCAAGCTGAAGTGGAAAATTAATGCCAACATCATTCAACACATCGACATTTTAAGCTAGACATATTAGAAGCGTGACTAAATAATCAGAAAGTCCATGTATATTAAGTGAAAGTTATTGAATTTACCATTATCTAATGTAAGATGATTTTCAGATTTAACTTTTTTAGAATAAGTGAAAAATATATGAATACTTTTTAGACTTACAATCTATACGTTTTAGTGTATGATATTAatgggatgtaatcaaatgcaaatgtacaaactccaaactatgatctggactgttagaaaatgtcaacaaatgacAAAGTAATATCAACAGAAAATTTTAACACAGTATAAACGGTTGacgttgtgttgatattttccgttgatgttattttgtcatcttggttattttctaacggtccagatcatagtttgaagtttgtacaatatttagatgtttgcattttatcactactatgatactagtactactagtaaTGTAATGTACTTACATAATTTAACAAGTCCGCCCTTTCTGCATCAAGAAACCTATCATGATTTCTCCTTCCACTGACAATCTCCAGAACCAATACACCGAAACTAAAGACATCGGTCTTCACCGATAGATATCCATGTATTGCATACTCTGGAGCCATATAGCCACTGCATCATATGTTAACAAGAAGACGGAGAAATGGGAAAAATAACAGAAATCGACAGAAACAGATATTGTATGTCTGCTTACTGAGTTCCAGAAATCCGGAATGTGTTCAAATGAGTGTCGTCCCCTGGAAACAACCTTGCCAGACCAAAATCTGAGATTTTGGGGCTTAACCGATCATCGAGTAATATGTTACTGCACTTTATGTCTCTGTGAATTATCCTTTCAGGGGCCTCTTCATGCAAGTAGAGAAGACCTCGTGCAATCCCTTTTACTATATGGAATCGTTTACTCCAATCCAGAAGCGGAGACTGTTTCTTATCTGCAAAACTATCAATGTTATCATGGAAGATACAAGTACAAAACAAATCAGATATCATGTATGAAGTGTACACGTCTAGTTAGAATCAAGTACCAAAAAGAAAGTAGTCTAGACTTTTGTTGGGCAAATACTCATAGATAAGCATCTTTTCAGGTCCTTCCGCACAGCATCCAAGCAACATGACTAGGTTTTTATGCTGAACCCTTAGCAACAATTTCACCTCATTTGTGAATTCTCTAATCCCTTGTCTTGAATTCATGGATAACTTTTTTACAGCAACTTCTTGACCATTTGACATCAATCCCTGAAACAAAAATTAGATGAACACATAAACATCAAAGCTGGCTACAGATTAGATTTTAACATAATTTTCAAACTTAATATTGACAAAAAGGTCCTCAACATCTTTTGATAGGAAAAGGACCTGTTTATGAAACTCTTATAATAAAGAACCTTAGAAAAATGAGCTAGTTGAGCATAAAATGTAGGAATATTTTCTGGAAGTGGGTTAAAGCATTACTTTACAAACAAAAAAATTCTGAAATAACTTTATGAACTCCTCAAGTTCCATCATACATTCAGGCCTATATTATAATCTACCGTCAACTGTTGGCATAAAAAacgatactccctccgttccaatcAGATGTCCACAAGTGGCACGGGAttgcacgagattttaggtgtAGTTATTAGGTcgagtaagagagaaaaatctCGTGCACCTTGTGAAGAGtggagagagagatttatttccaaatatagaaaatgagaaaaattaaaaggaaaaggTGGATATTTAgaatggaacggatggagtacttaaTATTACAAGTTTTCAGTCAAAACAATTTTCTGGttaagatgaagagagagtaaaagttCCCTATTTTTGTTCCGtccatttttctctctttttgaTTACATCGGGATTTCCAAACTTAAATGCTTATCAATATCATGTTCACAATTTCACATGTGGAAATTACACTTATAACACATACTCTATTCTCCTTGTTCACAATTCTACTACGAGATGAAATGTACTTCCTTCGTTCATCTATCAACCAAAATTAATTTCATCCCCATTTATGAAAATATTCTCAtcattttttatctatttttctaatattttaatCCATATTTTCTCTTTCACTTTCTCTTCTCTACTTTATCAATTGCTTATCAATTGCGCATTAAAACCAGATGCGAGCAAACTCAACTTATTCAGATGCTTTCATTTTTTAGGGAGTGGATATAGATAGAGTTTGATTCAAGTGATAGTGCAATAAATTActaatcataaattaaaatggaaGGATAAAACTAAGTAGCAATTGAAAATGATCCAACTTTTTGTAAACACTGAACAGAACCACACCTCCTTTATTGAAGTGCatctattttcaaattttggatttatttttgttttccgGATATTTTATACAATTTCAGTTTACTTCTGTTTGGATTTCGGTTTTCAGGTTTCAATTTCACAGATAGTTCAGTTCGATTTGATTTCAAATTTGTGAGTTTTTGGTTTGGGCAAAATTTGATCCAAAAATCGAATACTCACCCCCAATTAAAATTCGTGTAGCttataaataagattatttttcatGAGCGTAGGGAGTTTAATATAAACAGCGCCTTTTCACAGGCTAAAAGTGGAACTGAATCATATTTAGAATCATTAATCTCCATgacaaatttaaatttgaatagCTAATTAACAAAATGTGTCGTCCTCTACCGAAAAGAGGAATTAATTAGgttgaattgaaattgaattacCTTGTAAACGGGGCCAAATCCGCCGTGGCCAAGCTGATTCAGCTCGGAGAAGAAGTTAGTGGCGATTTGCAGCGTCTCGAGCTTGTAGAACAAATCGGAGGTATCCTCCGCCACGTCGGCAGCAGAGTCGGCGGCGGCGGGGCTCAACCGTCGGCGTAGACAGCCACAGATGTCGGAAAACAGTCCCATCGAGGAGGCATCAAAGAGAAAGCAACTGCCGTGGCTTTCTCAAAACACACCACACTAAAATCCAGGATGAATATATTCTCTAATCTCTCTCTTGAGGGAGAAAGCGCGTTGGTTGGGCGCTGTTTCTTCAACGAATTTGCAACACAACGATTTCAGATTCATTGAAGATTAAGAATGGTCAAAGACGTTTTATACTTAAAAATGATGTTGACGTAGAATCAACGGATTTGAACTTACTTTTCCATTTATTTTAACAGTGGTCTTTGGTTGAATCTATTCGCCCTTTTGATTTGTattcttatttcattttattttttaatctttaaTCACTTTATAATGCTACGTATTTAATACTCCCTGATCCGCTCCATAGTAATGGACACATTTTTTTCCGATACgtagattaagaaaaaaattgtgtttatgacttaagtaaaagaataataaagtaggaaatgaaaaaggttgagaaagtaaaagagaataaagtaaaagataataaatatgtttatttttattaaaaaggaaaattactCCACTATTATCTAACGtatcaaaatagtaaaatgactcaattactatggaactgagggagtatatatttgctAAATAAAATACGTTCTATGTCCCACAAATGAAAATAGGGCTTTCTAAACCTAACTAAAGTGTTGGTTGCCCAAACTTTGAATCAGACTCGGGACCGAACAATGTTCAGTTAGTGTGCTATCTGTTCGACAGTGTACTAAACAAATATCTATtagatcaattttttttttgaatttatgcGTCTAGGAGTGGTGGATCACGAGACTTCAGGATTGTGAGGCGAGCTTCTGGAACCAGAGGCGGATCTTGAGGGGGGtgtaggggttggcagcggaagcgtgcatgaaatCGATCACATAATatcttgatctatttagcagatcatttagacaaaatctattcgcgcaattctcacatgtatcatgctcataacttgaatttaatcatgctttagcgtaattgaaacctaacatgcttactacggaattagccactTTACCTCGTTGATTTTCTATAGAATCGAAGTTggctagcgccttctccacttgaagatcttgagtactaaaccacagatcttcAGACTGGTTCtcggactgtaaactgatatcagtgtgggctgatctcaccagaatactaggacttaaataaagaagacgaaaactgctcacggagggagttgaaaatcgtccctcttccagaaagagagggggacgaaaattatgataataattAAGTCTATTTTCTGTCTCGTttgttctcctatttatattaagtcacatattgagcccagtcaaagatctatggaagaatttggatataacctcccccaattagtttcttactaattaaattgaactcacaatttaatataagcttatattggaatattacgagcagccactacagaagtaatattgcactgcccatccaaatccgaaattacaagtaatccaggtttccatttgtttgtcgttcatttcccgtgcttaaaatagaaacgtccattaattaattaatttctgctatgaacttaattaattaacatattattaactccaagagtggacttagcaagaaacgcttatttattattcatagagtaatcaaactccaactagctaggttccgaataataaaaccttgtttcgagctccttttgtggacgttatcacacgagactcacctcgcgcacgattcaatataatagcaatcttAGCAACCctagatattaattaccactacccaatataccaggattcttgggttgcgaaaaacccgcaccatttggtaagtcaaagtagtgcataatcaataccgtatgctcaatgctaacgtacatcgattaagaaaataattatcaagacctcgtcctTCAGTatatagcataaagactcatattgctgttagatccaattcagtgctataccacaccaatgtcatcttatttcagtaataCTTAGAAATATGCAGAtcgacattgcaacctttcacaataggtagtataggcctatctaggttgtgaaattcttatttttctttgttcataactgaccgtgttaccttaaagtggaggacgcccacaaccggtctactaaaacaaagacttagactttgttacgttgcttatacatttaaatatgccataaacattcattaaatgtaaaacataacaacattatgataaaaataatctgttgcatccattggaaaataaaatatagagtctTATAGTATttaatcactcgaaaggtgatttctagtatacaaactctaacaatctcccacttatactcaaaacagctttcgagtatacaaaataaatgtgcactacgtctaattctcccacttatactgaaagcgagttgaggtcttgaatgagtcgatcTCCCATCCTTTCAACATGGtgttcgaacggtttcaccgcaaatgcctttgtaaaagaatctgtcaggttgttctcggacgcaatcttgaccacttgtatgtctcctctcttcactatatctctaatgatatgatacttcctctctatgtgttttCTCGCTTTGTGAGCCCGTGGTTCTTTCAAGTTTGCCActgcaccagaattgtcacaataaatggtgatgctcttgggcagattcgtaaccacacctaagtccataaggaagttattgaaccatacagcctcttttgcagcctccgaagcggccacatattcggcttccatggtatagtccgcgatgcatttctgcttcataCTCTTCCAAATTACAGCTCCaactcctaaggtgaacacatatccagaagtagatattctcgagtcctgatcagcttgaaaatctgagtcagtatatcccaaaggacagagctcgggtgcattgtaaactagagcatagtccttagtccgtttaaggtacttgattatgttctttacggcagtccaatgtccttggcccggattcgacggatatcttgccaccatgccaacaacaaagcaaatatcaggcattgtacaaagcatagcatacatgagacttccaactgtcAAAGCATATGGTATCtttctcatctcttctatctcagatggcgttttggggcacatctcttgagatataTGGATGGCATGTCTAAAatgtaagaaacctttcttggcatattgcatgctaaagcgactaagtacagtgtcgatgtaaggttcttgagacaAGCACAACGTCctcttctctcgattccgaagaatcTTGATTCCGAGGATGTGTctcgcgtctcccatatccttcaactcgaactggttcgacaaccaagttcgtactgatgacaacatctttttattgtttccaattagaagaatgtcatatacatataaaactaagaacacaacattatccttttcaaccttcttatccacgcagctttcatttgggcacttttcgaatccaaacttatgaacagtctgatcgaaacactggttccatgatctagatgcttgcttgaggccataaatggccttcttaagcttccaaaccatgtgttccttgcacTTTACgacatatccttcgggttgttccatgtagatggtctcctcaagactcccGTTCATGAACGCagtaacgtccatctgccacacatcccaatccatgtaaTCAGTTATAGACAcaagtatccggatcgatttgagcatggccactagGGAGTAGTAGGCatggattttgatggtaagttgtctaaaatatgactcgcagaaagcaaggcatgtccccaaaacgaaataggtagcCGTTCATAACTTATCATCGACCGAACCATGTTCAACAAGGTtttattccttctttcagccacgtcGTTCTACAAGGGCGTTCCCAGTgcggtcagttgggattcaattcccgccaCCGATAAGTAGTCAAAAAACTTGAcactgaggtactcgcctccgctatcagatcgcaggcttttgatactctttccTTAATACGTCTCCACATATGCCTTAAGCTCTTTGAACTTGTCCAAAGATTCagacttgtggcgcatcaaatagacaaatctaatttttgagaagtcatcaataaaggtgatgaagtatcgaaaaccgcATCTTGCCTcggtagacattggtccacacacattggtatgaacgagctcaagtacttccttagccctattgcccttagccttaaaaggactcttggtcatcttgccttccaaGCAGGATTCGCATGTATGAAACGACTCcttctctagacctttgataaggtCTTGGtccacaagagaatggatccttctTTCATTGGTATGACCAAGTCTACGGTGCCATAAGtatgtttcgttcattgaacttgaagattcatttcttttccttgaaatttttgatgttgtattAGTTCTGATTTgtgattattaaactgtgtagatgtgattgtgtacagattgttttccatgataccatgatagatataagaaccatcttcttaacaacgcaattgtcattaaaagaaatcgaatatccaacaaaaaccaatttagaaactgaaatttaatttcatctaaaagaaggtataaacaaaacattctttaaaataaaaaatctatcactactaaaacgcaaataaacgtctcccactgcaacggccgccactttagtagcgtcgcccagctggacctcgatctcCCCATCAtatagccgtcttgtcacctctATTAAgttaggatcaaaacaaatatgatcagtagctccagtgtcaataacccacgtatgagtagatgtcgaagccaaacatgactcaacca
This sequence is a window from Salvia splendens isolate huo1 chromosome 5, SspV2, whole genome shotgun sequence. Protein-coding genes within it:
- the LOC121802921 gene encoding cysteine-rich receptor-like protein kinase 29, translating into MGLFSDICGCLRRRLSPAAADSAADVAEDTSDLFYKLETLQIATNFFSELNQLGHGGFGPVYKGLMSNGQEVAVKKLSMNSRQGIREFTNEVKLLLRVQHKNLVMLLGCCAEGPEKMLIYEYLPNKSLDYFLFDKKQSPLLDWSKRFHIVKGIARGLLYLHEEAPERIIHRDIKCSNILLDDRLSPKISDFGLARLFPGDDTHLNTFRISGTHGYMAPEYAIHGYLSVKTDVFSFGVLVLEIVSGRRNHDRFLDAERADLLNYAWRLYEAEKSLHLVDESLDKHSREEAAICIQLGLLCCQASVAERPDMNAVHLMLSSDSFTLPKPGKPGVHGRVGRWTTATSTGFTNNTNGSTTQTAATTKADTTSVYVDEFSRNSISYSSIDEGR